The proteins below are encoded in one region of Apodemus sylvaticus chromosome 13, mApoSyl1.1, whole genome shotgun sequence:
- the Gfra3 gene encoding GDNF family receptor alpha-3, with protein sequence MGLSRSPRPLPLVILLLVLLLWLPLGAGNSLPSENRLVNSCTQARKKCEANPACKAAYQHLSSCTSSLSKPWPLEESAMSADCQEAAEQLRNSSLIDCRCHRRMKHQATCLDIYWTVHPARSLGDYELDVSPYEDTVTIKPWKMNLSKLNMLKPDSDLCLKFAMLCTLHDKCDRLRKAYGEACSGIRCQRPLCLAQLRAFFEKAAESHAQGLLLCPCAPEDAGCGERRRNTIAPSCALPSVAPNCLDLRSFCRADPLCRSRLMDFQTHCHPMDILGTCATEQSRCLRAYLGLIGTAMTPNFISKVNTTVALSCTCRGSGNLQDECEQLERSFSQNPCLMEAIAAKMRFHRQLFSQDWADSTFSVVQQQNSNPAPRPQPRLPVLSFFPLTLILLQTLW encoded by the exons GAAACTCCCTTCCCTCAGAGAACAGGCTTGTGAACAGCTGTACCCAGGCCAGAAAGAAATGTGAGGCTAATCCCGCCTGCAAGGCTGCCTACCAGCACCTGAGCTCCTGCACCTCCAGTCTAAGCAAGCCGTGGCCCTTAGAGGAGTCCGCCATGTCTGCAGATTGCCAAGAGGCAGCAGAACAACTCAGGAACAGCTCTCTGATAGACTGCAGGTGCCACCGGCGCATGAAGCACCAAGCTACCTGTCTGGACATTTACTGGACCGTTCACCCTGCCCGAAGCCTTG GTGACTACGAGCTGGATGTCTCACCCTATGAAGACACGGTGACCATCAAACCCTGGAAGATGAATCTCAGCAAGCTGAACATGCTCAAACCAG ACTCGGACCTCTGCCTCAAATTCGCTATGCTGTGTACTCTTCACGACAAGTGCGACCGCCTGCGCAAGGCCTACGGGGAGGCGTGCTCGGGGATCCGCTGCCAGCGCCCCCTCTGCCTGGCCCAGCTGCGCGCCTTCTTTGAGAAGGCGGCCGAGTCCCACGCTCAGGGCCTGCTGCTGTGTCCCTGCGCCCCCGAAGATGCGGGCTGTGGGGAGCGCCGGCGCAACACCATCGCCCCCAGCTGCGCCCTCCCTTCTGTGGCCCCCAACTGCCTGGATCTGCGGAGTTTCTGCCGTGCGGACCCTCTGTGCAG ATCACGCCTGATGGACTTCCAGACCCACTGTCATCCCATGGACATCCTCGGGACCTGTGCAACCGAGCAGTCCAGATGTCTGCGGGCATACCTGGGACTGATAG gGACTGCCATGACCCCAAACTTCATCAGCAAGGTCAACACTACTGTGGCCTTAAGCTGCACCTGCCGGGGCAGTGGCAACCTGCAGGACGAGTGTGAACAGCTGGAAAGGTCCTTCTCCCAGAACCCCTGCCTCA TGGAGGCCATTGCAGCTAAGATGCGTTTCCACAGACAACTCTTCTCCCAGGACTGGGCGGACTCTACTTTTTCAGTGGTGCAGCAGCAG AACAGCAACCCCGCTCCGAGGCCGCAGCCCAGGCTAcccgttctttctttcttcccccttacCTTGATTCTGCTGCAGACCCTCTGGTAG